In the Halanaerobiales bacterium genome, one interval contains:
- a CDS encoding DUF5320 domain-containing protein: MPRGDRTGPDGYGPMTGRGMGYCAGNNRPGYMEAGPGMGAAHGFGRGRGPGRGFGRGFGRGYRNFAGYGPANAPANQPANSPQTEAAKEDEKNYLKNVAKNLENELEAIQQRLDELEDNE; this comes from the coding sequence ATGCCAAGAGGAGATAGAACAGGACCTGATGGATATGGACCAATGACTGGACGTGGAATGGGTTATTGTGCTGGAAATAATAGACCTGGTTATATGGAAGCTGGCCCAGGAATGGGAGCAGCACATGGCTTTGGAAGAGGTCGCGGGCCTGGTAGAGGATTTGGTCGTGGATTTGGTAGAGGTTATAGAAATTTTGCAGGTTATGGACCGGCAAATGCTCCTGCAAATCAGCCAGCTAATTCACCCCAAACTGAAGCTGCAAAAGAAGATGAAAAAAATTATCTTAAAAATGTAGCTAAAAATCTAGAAAATGAATTAGAAGCCATACAACAAAGACTCGATGAACTTGAAGATAACGAATAA
- a CDS encoding Sir2 family NAD-dependent protein deacetylase, whose translation MDEKFVKATEIINDSSHVTVFTGAGISVESGIPPFRGENGVWNKYDHARFLASSRSQCKRGQNN comes from the coding sequence ATGGATGAAAAATTTGTTAAAGCAACGGAAATTATAAATGATTCCAGTCATGTTACAGTATTTACTGGAGCTGGAATTTCCGTTGAAAGTGGTATTCCACCATTTAGAGGCGAAAATGGTGTCTGGAATAAATATGATCATGCCCGCTTCCTTGCTTCCTCAAGAAGCCAGTGCAAAAGGGGCCAAAATAATTGA
- the hslO gene encoding Hsp33 family molecular chaperone HslO, whose product MKDYLIRAITTNKEIRALAVNSTDTVEEARKIHNTTPLATAALGRVMSGALLMGSLVKSGEETSLSIRGNGPIKKILVEANQQGEVRGYVSNPKLPLKLTKSKKLDVASAIGKGELVVRKNYFMKEPYEGKVKLISGEIGDDLSYYFTKSEQTPSSVGVGVLVDKDQSVKAAGGFLIQLLPEASDETIDKLENNIGKINSLSRLIEEGRSPEDLLDILLEGFDYRVMAEKDVKYKCSCNREQVKGVMISLGEEELRETLNEEGKVEIKCHFCNSKYEFNEKDVEEAIKNNNNKQEG is encoded by the coding sequence ATGAAAGATTATTTAATCAGAGCAATAACTACTAATAAAGAAATCAGAGCTCTTGCAGTAAACTCAACTGATACTGTAGAAGAAGCTAGAAAAATTCATAATACAACTCCCCTGGCTACTGCCGCTTTAGGCAGAGTAATGTCTGGAGCCCTTTTGATGGGTTCGCTTGTTAAATCAGGTGAAGAAACTAGTCTTAGTATAAGAGGAAATGGACCAATAAAAAAGATATTAGTTGAAGCAAATCAACAGGGTGAAGTTAGAGGTTATGTTTCCAATCCAAAGCTTCCACTCAAACTTACCAAGTCAAAAAAGTTAGATGTAGCTTCAGCAATTGGTAAAGGTGAGCTGGTAGTTAGGAAAAATTATTTTATGAAAGAACCTTATGAAGGTAAAGTAAAATTAATTTCTGGAGAAATTGGAGATGACTTAAGTTATTATTTTACTAAGTCTGAACAAACTCCTTCTTCTGTAGGAGTTGGTGTATTAGTAGATAAAGATCAAAGTGTAAAAGCAGCAGGTGGTTTTTTAATCCAATTATTACCTGAAGCTTCTGATGAAACTATTGATAAATTGGAAAATAATATTGGTAAAATAAATTCTTTAAGTCGTTTAATTGAAGAAGGAAGAAGTCCTGAAGATCTTTTGGATATTCTTCTTGAAGGTTTTGATTATAGAGTTATGGCTGAAAAAGATGTTAAATATAAATGTAGTTGTAATCGTGAACAGGTAAAAGGAGTTATGATATCTTTAGGAGAAGAAGAGCTTAGAGAAACGCTTAATGAAGAAGGTAAAGTTGAAATAAAATGTCATTTTTGTAATAGCAAATATGAATTTAATGAAAAAGATGTTGAAGAAGCTATTAAAAATAATAATAATAAACAGGAGGGATAA
- the tkt gene encoding transketolase codes for MLKETANIVRGLSADGVEKANSGHPGMPIGCAEIGSLLFGEIMDFDPDKPEWVDRDRFVLSAGHGSMLLYSLLHLSGYDLSLEDLKNFRQLGSKTPGHPEYSETPGVETTTGPLGQGIGNGVGMAIAEKMMAEKYNTKDEKVIDHYTYVLAGDGCMMEGISSEASSLAGHLELEKLIVIYDDNEISIEGSTDLAFTESVADRYKAYNWHVIEDVDGNDLDELRKAIKKAKQTDKPTLIMAQTSIAKHSPQKEGTSDAHGAPLGEEEIKGLKKNIGLPVDKKFYISEDVKEFFAKRKKELKNKRKKWVETFEKWSNKNPELKKEWDNAAKLELPEDLKKKINDIDIDSPIATRKSSGATLRKIADEVPYLIGGSADLAPSNKTYLSKYGEIQKDNFAGKNIRFGVREHAMGAIANGIAAHGGFRPFAATFLVFTDYMRPAMRLAALMGLPVIYVFTHDSIYIGEDGPTHQPVEHVESLRLIPNLKVIRPADDDETKEAWYEALNRKNGPTALVFTRQNLPHLEKENGINGFEKGGYIVSGSVEDDVDVVLMASGSEVSLAVETAELLTEDDIKCRVVSIPDRTKFAENDQKYINGILGSPDVLRVALEAGVGQGWYQFLGDNHHLVSVEDFGESAPGQQVGEHYGFKAEKIAKDIKDKL; via the coding sequence TTGTTAAAAGAAACTGCAAATATAGTAAGAGGTTTATCTGCTGATGGAGTTGAAAAAGCTAATTCCGGTCATCCGGGAATGCCTATAGGATGTGCAGAAATAGGTAGTCTACTTTTTGGAGAAATTATGGATTTTGATCCAGATAAGCCGGAATGGGTTGATAGAGATAGATTTGTACTTTCGGCAGGTCATGGTTCTATGTTATTATATTCTTTATTACATTTATCAGGTTATGATTTGAGTTTAGAAGATCTTAAAAACTTTAGACAGTTAGGGTCCAAAACTCCAGGTCATCCTGAATATAGTGAAACTCCAGGAGTGGAAACTACTACTGGACCACTTGGTCAGGGAATAGGTAATGGAGTAGGGATGGCTATAGCTGAAAAGATGATGGCTGAAAAATATAATACTAAAGATGAAAAAGTCATTGATCATTATACTTATGTTTTAGCTGGTGATGGCTGTATGATGGAAGGGATAAGTTCTGAGGCATCCTCGCTGGCCGGTCATTTAGAACTAGAAAAATTGATAGTTATTTATGATGACAATGAAATTTCTATAGAAGGAAGTACAGATCTTGCTTTCACTGAATCTGTTGCTGATCGTTATAAAGCATATAACTGGCATGTTATAGAAGATGTAGATGGCAATGATCTTGATGAACTAAGAAAAGCTATTAAAAAAGCTAAACAAACTGATAAACCAACCTTAATTATGGCTCAAACCAGTATTGCCAAACATTCTCCTCAAAAAGAAGGTACAAGTGACGCTCATGGTGCTCCATTAGGGGAAGAAGAAATTAAAGGTTTGAAGAAAAACATTGGTTTACCAGTTGATAAAAAGTTTTATATATCTGAAGATGTTAAAGAATTTTTTGCTAAAAGAAAAAAAGAACTTAAAAATAAAAGAAAAAAATGGGTAGAAACTTTTGAAAAATGGAGTAATAAAAATCCTGAACTTAAAAAAGAATGGGATAATGCAGCTAAATTAGAACTTCCTGAGGATTTAAAGAAAAAAATCAATGATATAGATATTGATTCACCAATTGCTACTCGTAAATCAAGTGGAGCAACTTTACGAAAAATAGCAGATGAAGTACCTTATCTGATTGGTGGTTCTGCTGATTTAGCTCCTTCCAATAAAACTTATCTATCTAAATATGGAGAAATTCAAAAAGATAATTTTGCTGGAAAAAATATTAGATTTGGTGTAAGAGAACATGCAATGGGAGCAATAGCAAATGGAATAGCTGCTCATGGTGGATTTAGACCTTTTGCAGCAACATTTTTAGTATTTACAGACTATATGAGACCTGCTATGAGACTTGCTGCTCTTATGGGTTTACCTGTAATTTATGTTTTCACTCATGATTCTATTTATATTGGGGAAGATGGACCTACACATCAACCGGTTGAACATGTTGAATCATTAAGATTAATTCCCAATCTAAAAGTTATTAGACCTGCTGATGATGATGAAACTAAAGAAGCATGGTATGAAGCATTAAATAGAAAGAATGGACCTACTGCTTTAGTTTTCACAAGACAGAATTTACCACATCTTGAGAAGGAAAATGGAATAAATGGATTTGAAAAAGGTGGTTATATTGTCAGTGGAAGTGTTGAAGATGATGTAGATGTAGTTTTAATGGCCAGTGGAAGTGAAGTATCACTTGCAGTTGAAACTGCCGAATTATTAACTGAAGATGATATTAAATGTAGAGTAGTTTCTATTCCGGATAGAACAAAATTTGCAGAAAATGATCAGAAATATATTAATGGGATTTTAGGTTCACCTGATGTATTAAGAGTTGCTTTGGAAGCAGGTGTTGGCCAGGGTTGGTATCAATTCTTAGGTGATAATCACCATCTTGTTAGTGTAGAAGATTTTGGTGAAAGTGCGCCAGGTCAGCAAGTTGGAGAACATTACGGATTTAAAGCAGAAAAAATAGCTAAAGATATTAAAGATAAACTTTAA
- a CDS encoding cell division FtsA domain-containing protein, with protein MKNYNDITFALDIGTRTVIGLILEENKDGYNILASEVIEHDKRAMLDGQIHNVIEVSKIVQKIKNRLEEKLNINLKKTSIAAAGRALETVTIDSELVFENKKYIDANDIQKLEYAGIQKAQKKLADNNPKNSAGDYHFVGYSVVEYYLDDIFLKDLEGHKGKQIKAKLITTFLPQVVIDSLLSVIKRCDLEVEHLTLEPIAAASMVIPKEMYNFNLALIDIGAGTSDIAVTKGGSMIGYAMVPVAGDEVTESIAEEYMMEYQLAENVKRKLTENDYLESRNILGSKIKIESKNALNSIKPQVEKMVKLIGEKIQEINQKSPQALICIGGGSLTPFLEEELEKEMDIPKERIGIRDGNNLEKVKGDVENIAGTQSLTPIGIAVTANESKSEAVFVEVEVNGNNFQIFSLNTPTVSDALLTAEIDIKSLQAEPGMGLTYTLNGNLKSIKGSFGKSAELFLNGNEADLEDEISTGDIIKFKKAKKGKDAKAKIKDIINKKYLKEYKITINNNKTTLKPKIFQNGKQVSLNTEVKDGAEIEFKKIETVKDGLAQLLEIPSKMISDQVKVYYFNNNKVRVPKTRYFAEITNSDLELNDKMQNDLDIKLIEKENEIDTIENLLNEMDLEKKEKTINLVFNGSELEIPADNQIIKCNDKKVDKDFEIKDGDRIKIQKKGMTVNRLFKYINYNISDSLKENMELVINGERGNYNDIVNSGDNIKMKLKKRQKEEI; from the coding sequence GTGAAAAATTATAATGATATTACTTTTGCTTTAGATATAGGAACCAGAACTGTAATTGGCTTAATTTTGGAAGAAAATAAAGACGGCTATAATATTTTGGCTTCAGAAGTGATTGAACATGATAAAAGAGCGATGCTTGATGGTCAAATTCATAATGTAATTGAAGTCAGCAAAATTGTACAAAAAATAAAGAATCGTCTTGAAGAAAAATTAAATATAAATTTAAAAAAGACATCAATTGCTGCCGCTGGTAGAGCTCTAGAAACTGTTACTATTGATTCAGAATTAGTTTTTGAAAATAAAAAATATATTGATGCTAATGATATTCAAAAATTAGAATATGCCGGTATACAAAAAGCTCAAAAAAAATTAGCTGATAATAATCCAAAAAACAGTGCTGGTGATTATCATTTTGTTGGTTATAGTGTTGTTGAATATTATTTAGATGATATTTTTTTAAAAGATCTGGAAGGTCATAAAGGAAAGCAAATTAAAGCTAAATTAATAACCACCTTTCTCCCTCAGGTGGTTATTGATTCCCTTCTTTCAGTTATTAAAAGATGTGATCTTGAGGTAGAACATCTTACTTTAGAGCCTATTGCTGCAGCCAGCATGGTTATACCAAAAGAAATGTATAATTTTAATTTAGCTTTAATAGATATTGGGGCTGGAACTTCAGATATTGCTGTTACCAAAGGTGGATCTATGATTGGATATGCTATGGTTCCTGTAGCAGGAGATGAAGTTACTGAAAGTATTGCTGAAGAATATATGATGGAATATCAATTAGCAGAAAATGTCAAAAGAAAATTAACAGAAAATGATTATCTTGAAAGTAGAAATATTCTTGGAAGTAAAATAAAAATAGAAAGTAAAAATGCTCTGAATTCTATAAAACCTCAGGTAGAAAAAATGGTTAAACTAATTGGGGAGAAAATACAGGAAATTAACCAGAAAAGTCCTCAGGCTTTAATTTGTATTGGAGGAGGTAGTTTAACTCCTTTTTTAGAAGAAGAACTAGAAAAAGAAATGGATATTCCAAAAGAAAGAATTGGTATTAGGGATGGTAATAATTTAGAAAAAGTTAAGGGTGATGTAGAAAATATAGCCGGTACTCAGAGTTTAACTCCAATTGGGATAGCAGTAACAGCCAATGAAAGTAAATCTGAAGCTGTTTTTGTAGAAGTTGAAGTTAATGGAAATAATTTTCAAATATTCAGTTTAAATACTCCTACAGTTTCTGATGCCTTATTAACTGCAGAAATAGATATTAAAAGTTTACAGGCAGAACCGGGAATGGGTTTAACTTATACTCTAAATGGAAATTTGAAATCTATCAAAGGAAGCTTTGGGAAAAGTGCAGAATTGTTTTTAAATGGTAATGAGGCTGACCTAGAAGATGAGATTTCTACTGGGGATATAATAAAATTCAAAAAAGCTAAAAAAGGAAAAGATGCAAAAGCCAAAATCAAGGATATTATAAATAAAAAGTATTTAAAAGAATATAAAATCACTATTAATAATAATAAAACTACTCTAAAACCAAAAATTTTTCAAAATGGGAAACAGGTTTCACTGAATACTGAGGTAAAGGACGGAGCTGAGATTGAATTTAAAAAAATAGAGACAGTTAAAGATGGATTAGCTCAATTACTGGAAATACCTTCAAAAATGATTTCAGATCAAGTTAAAGTCTATTATTTTAATAATAATAAAGTAAGAGTTCCTAAGACTAGATATTTTGCAGAGATAACAAATTCAGATTTGGAATTAAATGATAAAATGCAAAATGATTTAGATATAAAGTTAATAGAAAAAGAAAATGAAATTGATACAATTGAAAATTTATTAAATGAAATGGATTTAGAGAAGAAAGAAAAAACTATAAATCTTGTATTTAATGGAAGTGAACTTGAAATACCAGCTGATAATCAAATTATCAAATGTAATGATAAAAAAGTAGATAAAGATTTTGAAATTAAAGATGGCGATAGAATAAAGATACAAAAAAAAGGAATGACTGTTAATAGATTATTTAAATATATAAATTACAATATTTCTGATTCACTTAAAGAAAATATGGAATTAGTTATTAATGGAGAAAGAGGAAATTATAATGATATAGTTAATTCTGGAGATAATATAAAAATGAAATTGAAGAAAAGGCAAAAGGAGGAGATTTAA
- a CDS encoding VOC family protein, protein MKWEGSISFFGTNDLEKTDQFYKKYFDLDIYKDQGKCKIYKIPGAGMIAFCEHMEVLTKNKSPIITFLTENVDEIYDKFNNMDGIELTTHPKKNKKFNIYQFFAKDPNGYTLEIQKFLD, encoded by the coding sequence ATGAAATGGGAAGGTAGTATTAGTTTCTTTGGAACTAATGATCTTGAAAAGACAGATCAATTTTATAAAAAATATTTTGATTTAGATATATATAAAGATCAGGGTAAATGTAAAATATATAAAATTCCTGGAGCAGGTATGATAGCTTTTTGTGAACATATGGAAGTTTTAACTAAAAATAAATCTCCAATCATAACTTTTTTGACTGAAAATGTTGATGAAATATATGACAAATTTAATAATATGGATGGAATTGAATTAACAACTCATCCTAAAAAAAATAAAAAATTTAACATTTATCAATTTTTTGCTAAAGATCCAAATGGATATACTCTAGAGATACAAAAATTTCTTGATTGA
- a CDS encoding divergent PAP2 family protein, protein MSILNISLFSLFMAQFMKIFTERPFDFRRIVGSGGMPSSHASFVSTLSTMVALKYGFDSDLFAIVTVFSLIIIYDASGVRRSVGKQANVLNHLIKNLDIEHINKKPNKIKADLKELVGHTPFEVLAGAGLGIIIALTYYYL, encoded by the coding sequence ATGTCAATTTTAAATATATCTTTATTTTCACTTTTTATGGCTCAGTTTATGAAAATATTTACAGAAAGACCTTTTGATTTTAGACGAATAGTAGGTTCTGGTGGTATGCCAAGCTCTCATGCTTCATTTGTTTCTACTTTAAGTACAATGGTTGCCTTAAAATATGGTTTTGATTCTGACCTTTTTGCAATTGTTACTGTATTTTCTCTAATAATAATCTATGATGCAAGTGGAGTAAGAAGATCTGTAGGAAAACAGGCAAATGTCTTAAATCATCTTATTAAAAATCTCGATATAGAACATATAAATAAAAAACCTAATAAAATAAAAGCTGATTTAAAAGAGCTGGTAGGCCATACCCCTTTTGAAGTCCTAGCAGGAGCAGGACTTGGAATAATCATTGCTCTCACCTATTATTATCTTTAG
- a CDS encoding SPOR domain-containing protein — MANKNNFSLTVIVIVFAIITIFVGYFLGNWMIRMAFENPEQSNEISKQEVNQEEEKKEVNIDEKTDTVTTIKDQNGKVTTDTFSKASYAVQVGAFNNYNNAQKLKKELENHGYEVLITENKPHKVRVGPSSEKKGAETIKKEIEKIGYNGFVLNINN; from the coding sequence ATGGCTAATAAAAATAATTTCTCTCTGACAGTTATAGTTATAGTTTTTGCAATAATAACTATATTTGTTGGTTATTTTTTAGGTAATTGGATGATTAGAATGGCTTTTGAAAATCCAGAACAAAGTAATGAAATTTCTAAACAAGAAGTAAATCAAGAGGAAGAGAAAAAAGAAGTTAATATTGATGAAAAAACAGATACAGTAACAACTATTAAAGATCAAAATGGGAAAGTAACGACAGACACATTTTCTAAAGCAAGTTATGCAGTCCAGGTAGGAGCTTTTAATAATTATAATAATGCCCAAAAATTAAAAAAAGAATTAGAAAACCATGGTTATGAAGTTTTAATAACTGAAAACAAACCTCACAAAGTTAGAGTAGGTCCTTCTTCTGAAAAAAAAGGGGCTGAAACTATTAAAAAAGAAATTGAAAAAATTGGATATAATGGTTTTGTTTTAAATATTAATAATTAA
- the rsxC gene encoding electron transport complex subunit RsxC, which produces MSFLTFKQGIHPDYKKELTNKEPLNEAKRPNEVVIPLQQHIGAPLNPVVEKGDHVDMGQKIGDTDSFVAAPVHASVSGKVKDITEIQTASGAKTLSVIIEADEEDKLAENLDKHENYEHLSPDEIRNIVREAGIAGMGGAMFPTHVKLSVPDDKEVDYFVLNGAECEPYLTVDHRMMVERPNSVLNGMKIMMKAVDVKKGFIGIEENKPDAIDAMEKAVDDEEHIEVKVFETKYPQGGEKMMIKAALDREVPVGGLPLDVGVVVNNVTTAVAVSDAVKKGMPLIKRSVTVTGSGIENPQNFICRIGTKIGELIEQAGGFKDDVGKIVVGGPMTGSAQHSIETPIVKGSSGILVLPPEEVQYSEPEPCIRCARCVDACPMSLVPVKLAKYAEHDMYEKMEEFNIQNCIKCGSCSYICPSSRPLLQNIEIGQAELAAKQREDE; this is translated from the coding sequence ATGAGTTTTCTAACATTCAAACAGGGGATTCATCCTGATTATAAAAAAGAACTTACAAATAAGGAACCCCTAAATGAAGCAAAGAGGCCTAACGAAGTTGTTATTCCTTTACAGCAACACATTGGTGCTCCATTAAATCCAGTAGTTGAAAAGGGAGACCATGTTGATATGGGCCAGAAAATAGGTGATACAGATAGTTTTGTAGCAGCTCCCGTTCATGCTTCTGTTTCGGGAAAAGTAAAAGATATCACCGAAATTCAAACTGCTTCAGGTGCTAAAACACTTTCTGTAATTATTGAAGCAGATGAGGAAGATAAGTTAGCTGAAAATTTAGATAAGCATGAAAATTATGAACATTTATCTCCAGATGAAATAAGAAATATTGTCAGAGAAGCTGGAATTGCAGGTATGGGTGGAGCAATGTTTCCTACACATGTTAAATTATCAGTTCCAGATGACAAAGAAGTTGATTATTTTGTATTAAATGGAGCTGAATGTGAACCATATCTCACAGTAGACCACAGAATGATGGTTGAAAGACCTAATTCGGTCTTAAATGGTATGAAAATAATGATGAAAGCAGTAGATGTCAAAAAAGGGTTTATTGGTATTGAGGAAAATAAGCCTGATGCTATTGATGCAATGGAAAAAGCTGTAGATGATGAAGAGCATATAGAAGTAAAAGTTTTTGAAACTAAGTATCCTCAGGGCGGCGAAAAAATGATGATAAAAGCTGCTTTAGATAGAGAAGTACCTGTTGGAGGTTTACCACTTGATGTGGGGGTAGTAGTAAATAATGTAACAACAGCTGTTGCAGTATCAGATGCTGTTAAAAAAGGTATGCCTTTAATAAAAAGATCTGTAACTGTAACTGGTTCTGGAATTGAAAATCCACAAAATTTTATTTGTAGAATTGGAACAAAAATTGGTGAACTAATTGAACAGGCTGGTGGATTTAAAGATGATGTAGGTAAAATTGTTGTTGGAGGGCCTATGACTGGAAGTGCTCAGCATAGTATAGAAACTCCAATTGTAAAAGGTAGTTCAGGAATATTGGTTTTACCTCCTGAAGAAGTACAATATTCTGAACCTGAACCATGTATTAGATGTGCACGTTGTGTTGATGCATGTCCTATGTCACTGGTTCCAGTTAAATTAGCTAAATATGCTGAACATGATATGTATGAAAAAATGGAAGAATTTAATATTCAAAATTGTATTAAATGTGGATCCTGTTCTTATATTTGTCCATCAAGTAGAC